In a single window of the Gossypium hirsutum isolate 1008001.06 chromosome A13, Gossypium_hirsutum_v2.1, whole genome shotgun sequence genome:
- the LOC107931698 gene encoding uncharacterized protein — MEELSSSWNYQEDFDELNLKLQYTIMELETVKMDAIEQTRKHNEETKHLLNLLELAYKERDEAKNQLQNLINKLIPSSQFENPIFLTPKPNSTSITESNSLSDPYHHHNNHNHGDSFIDTVTSPDFSTIKMGFLNQTNVPSITTVDGLTKGKILPQKGKLLQAVMEAGPLLETLLVAGSLPNWRNPPPLQALKFPTVSINGCTKLASRDYPNRADMVQKRFNHSSPSVLNFVSSGFSGSQVLNTSGAVKRQKVTMT; from the exons atggaagaattGAGTTCATCATGGAATTATCAAGag GATTTTGATGAACTGAACTTGAAGCTTCAATACACAATAATGGAGCTTGAAACTGTCAAAATGGATGCAATTGAACAAACAAGGAAACACAATGAAGAAACAAAGCATTTGCTCAACCTTTTAGAACTTGCTTACAAAGAAAGAGATGAAGCCAAAAATCAATTACAAAATTTGATCAACAAATTAATACCCAGTTCTCAATTTGAAAACCCCATTTTTTTAACACCAAAACCCAACTCAACAAGCATCACTGAGTCAAACAGCTTATCAGACCCGTACCACCATCACAACAACCACAACCATGGCGATTCCTTCATTGACACAGTCACTTCACCTGATTTTTCAACCATTAAAATGGGTTTTTTGAACCAAACCAATGTGCCAAGTATTACCACTGTTGATGGCCTTACAAAAGGTAAAATTTTGCCTCAAAAAGGTAAGCTTTTACAGGCTGTAATGGAAGCTGGTCCTTTACTCGAAACACTACTTGTTGCTGGTTCTTTGCCTAATTGGAGGAACCCTCCACCTTTACAAGCTCTGAAATTCCCTACTGTTTCAATCAATGGTTGCACCAAATTAGCATCCCGAGACTATCCAAATAGAGCCGATATGGTTCAAAAAAGGTTTAACCATAGTTCACCATCTGTTTTAAACTTTGTAAGTTCAGGTTTTAGTGGTTCACAAGTGTTGAATACAAGTGGTGCTGTGAAGAGACAAAAGGTTACTATGACTTGa